Proteins encoded in a region of the Methylobacterium radiotolerans JCM 2831 genome:
- the xth gene encoding exodeoxyribonuclease III: MQLTVTTWNINSVRLRIDLVLRFLAEHKPDVLCLQETKCPDDAFPLKALRGSGYEHVMFAGQKGYNGVAILSRFPLHTRSVMGFCERQDARHISAVLGPEAGAASGIVLHDFYVPAGGDVPDRDLNPKFAHKLDFLSELRAWGGKRVSGPAILVGDLNVAPLEHDVWSHKQLLDVVSHTPLETEALEVLRGEAGWIDAARHLTPEPEKIYTWWSYRSPDWSAANKGRRLDHAWVSPDLAGTVRKVEVLREARAWERPSDHAPVTLTLEL, translated from the coding sequence GTGCAACTCACCGTCACCACCTGGAACATCAACTCGGTGCGCCTGCGCATCGATCTGGTTCTGCGCTTCCTCGCGGAGCACAAACCGGACGTGCTCTGTCTGCAGGAGACCAAGTGCCCGGACGACGCCTTCCCGCTGAAGGCCCTGCGCGGCTCGGGCTACGAGCACGTGATGTTCGCCGGCCAGAAGGGCTACAACGGCGTCGCGATCCTCTCGCGCTTCCCCCTGCACACCCGCTCGGTGATGGGCTTCTGCGAGCGCCAGGACGCCCGCCACATCTCGGCGGTGCTGGGGCCGGAGGCCGGGGCGGCCTCGGGCATCGTGCTGCACGACTTCTACGTCCCGGCCGGCGGCGACGTGCCGGACCGCGACCTCAATCCGAAATTCGCCCACAAGCTCGACTTCCTCTCCGAACTGCGCGCCTGGGGTGGGAAGCGCGTCTCCGGGCCGGCGATCCTCGTGGGCGACCTCAACGTCGCGCCCCTGGAGCACGATGTCTGGTCGCACAAGCAGCTCCTCGACGTGGTGAGCCACACGCCGCTGGAGACCGAGGCGCTGGAGGTCCTGCGCGGTGAGGCGGGCTGGATCGACGCGGCGCGCCACCTCACCCCGGAGCCGGAGAAGATCTACACGTGGTGGAGCTACCGCTCCCCCGACTGGTCGGCCGCCAACAAAGGTCGGCGGCTGGACCATGCCTGGGTGTCGCCGGACCTCGCCGGGACCGTCCGGAAGGTCGAGGTCCTGCGCGAGGCGAGGGCCTGGGAGCGCCCCTCGGACCACGCCCCGGTGACCCTGACCCTGGAGCTGTGA
- a CDS encoding lysophospholipid acyltransferase family protein, with the protein MAHARSLLFAVYWAAWTTLFLAPLAIFLLSGSPQRPIRRATRLWARGILGGLRRIVGLRYVEEGRQHLPDEPCLIVANHQSTWETLAFLVLVPDVAIVAKRELLAIPVVGWFLRRSPMIVIDRAKGTQALRTMIDGGREAVAAGRSVLIFPEGTRGAIGEPLRFKRGVELLYGRLGLPVVPVALNSGLFWPGGAATRSGTVVVSYLAALAPGLPTAEFLHGTEGAIDRELNRWRPGGAAGLGAS; encoded by the coding sequence ATGGCACACGCCCGCTCGCTCCTGTTCGCCGTCTACTGGGCCGCCTGGACGACCCTGTTCCTCGCGCCGCTGGCGATCTTCCTCCTGTCCGGATCGCCGCAGCGGCCGATCCGCCGGGCGACGCGGCTCTGGGCGCGCGGGATCCTCGGCGGGCTGCGGCGGATCGTCGGGCTGCGCTACGTCGAGGAGGGCCGCCAGCACCTGCCGGACGAGCCCTGCCTGATCGTCGCCAACCACCAGTCGACCTGGGAGACCCTGGCCTTCCTGGTCCTGGTGCCGGACGTGGCGATCGTCGCGAAGCGGGAACTGCTGGCGATCCCGGTGGTCGGCTGGTTCCTCCGCCGCTCGCCGATGATCGTCATCGACCGGGCCAAGGGCACCCAGGCCCTGCGCACCATGATCGACGGCGGTCGGGAGGCGGTCGCGGCGGGCCGGTCGGTGCTGATCTTCCCCGAGGGCACCCGCGGCGCGATCGGCGAGCCGCTGCGCTTCAAGCGCGGCGTCGAGTTGCTCTACGGCCGGCTCGGCCTGCCGGTGGTGCCGGTGGCGCTCAACTCCGGCCTGTTCTGGCCCGGGGGCGCGGCGACCCGGTCCGGCACGGTGGTGGTGAGCTACCTCGCCGCCCTGGCTCCCGGCCTGCCGACCGCGGAGTTCCTGCACGGGACGGAAGGCGCGATCGATCGGGAGTTGAACCGGTGGCGGCCCGGCGGCGCGGCCGGGCTCGGCGCCTCCTGA
- a CDS encoding LolA family protein, with protein MIGRRIRTAGSVIAAGLWLATANPAHAQVGAFIDSLFGHKEEPAPQPEAAPAAPAPAKKPAPKAKEASKEAKPGSAKPGKGGDKASDKVDHKAPEPKVAAVGAPAAIVTGDSADPATLLAQANAYFNGINTLSGNFVQIGADGRRIGGKLTLAKPGRLRFDYDQPSPLEVVADGTSVAVRDRKLNTQDLYFIAQTPLKFLLREKIDLARDLTVTDVASDPGSVRISLEDRATLGGTSKIQLFFDAEMKTLSQWRITDPQGYVTTVTLSNLQKGKSVDGSLFFINYGRSEDKAMQQQIQQSQK; from the coding sequence ATGATCGGCCGCCGCATCCGCACAGCCGGCTCCGTGATCGCCGCCGGGCTGTGGCTCGCGACCGCCAACCCGGCCCACGCGCAGGTCGGCGCCTTCATCGACAGCCTGTTCGGCCACAAGGAGGAGCCCGCTCCACAACCGGAAGCCGCCCCGGCGGCGCCGGCGCCGGCCAAGAAGCCCGCGCCCAAGGCCAAGGAGGCGAGCAAGGAGGCGAAGCCCGGCAGCGCCAAGCCCGGCAAGGGTGGCGACAAGGCGAGCGACAAGGTGGACCACAAGGCGCCCGAGCCGAAGGTCGCGGCGGTGGGCGCCCCGGCGGCGATCGTCACCGGCGACTCGGCCGATCCCGCCACGCTGCTGGCGCAGGCCAACGCCTACTTCAACGGCATCAACACCCTGTCGGGCAACTTCGTCCAGATCGGCGCCGATGGCCGCCGGATCGGCGGCAAGCTGACGCTCGCCAAGCCCGGCCGTCTGCGCTTCGACTACGACCAGCCCTCGCCCCTGGAGGTGGTCGCCGACGGGACCTCGGTGGCGGTGCGCGACCGCAAGCTCAACACCCAGGACCTCTACTTCATCGCCCAGACGCCGCTGAAATTCCTCCTGCGCGAGAAGATCGACCTCGCCCGCGATCTCACCGTCACCGACGTGGCGAGCGATCCGGGCAGCGTCCGCATCAGCCTGGAGGACCGCGCCACCCTGGGCGGCACCTCGAAGATCCAGCTGTTCTTCGATGCCGAGATGAAGACCCTGTCGCAGTGGCGGATCACCGACCCGCAGGGCTACGTCACCACGGTGACGCTCTCGAACCTGCAGAAGGGCAAGAGCGTCGACGGCAGCCTGTTCTTCATCAATTACGGGCGCTCCGAGGACAAGGCGATGCAGCAGCAGATCCAGCAATCGCAGAAGTGA
- a CDS encoding DNA translocase FtsK, producing the protein MALRASLTRRLSGSPAGLPARPSYGAPGRRAEPSWLTPPGAMVGREGSERAARAAAPEPHWPAQVFDDRASLDVLDGPALESRIDRSASSPGVLVRQPRRPAAIAPDYAPAAAPAAGHVAGHVAAPVHASAPAAAPSAVRYTRTPDSVLQERRQRALEAERVALERARAEAQAAALALETERAAREEAERERIERARVAAEEAERAAPVPALPEASAPDAEPVPLWRQPFVAPPGVRFFRTPDRRPVRPAVELTASTAAIAPVAAAPVAAALVETVAEAPARDWSDLPDWSEVQPWFDGGDWSSVDAWSALEAPPAEVAPTPAAVAAPAASDERFVSMPLDVSHLRSLPPRPVYVLDRLVRFDQPPRPADGQDNGTEAGPRMEEAATIRSAFLPPVAPTAASGLSLVFGPGSAAAEPPATPVSEAPRRAPALSAMAARAAIRAAGQPSVVPPAPPAQPEPAPAPVSAAPVAARAEAERVVIPMTPRPVLLRGKLAPQPEPVEANVAAETEAEPAAAAVEAVEVPALPAPAPASVPLVAPRAHLIPAGRHLEIAPIENADYELPSLELLALPAPGGSEEVDADVLEQNALNLQQTVQDFGVRGDILAVRPGPVVTLYELEPAPGTKSSRVIGLSDDIARSMSAVSARVAVVPGRNVIGIELPNETRETVYLRELLSSADFAESKHKLALCLGKNIGGEPIIADLARMPHLLVAGTTGSGKSVAINTMILSLLYRLKPEECRLIMVDPKMLELSVYDGIPHLLSPVVIDPKKAVIALKWAVREMEERYKKMAKIAVRNIDGYNARMKEARDRGETITRTIQTGFDRHTGEAVYEDEAMDLAPLPYIVIVVDEMADLMMVAGKDIEGAIQRLAQMARAAGIHLIMATQRPSVDVITGTIKANFPTRISFQVTSKIDSRTILGEMGAEQLLGQGDMLFMAGGGRTTRVHGPFCSDSEVESVVAHLKRQGRPSYLDAVTADDTPEEPAKEGGRSGRGSKAAAADKAERSDEPEEEAPVFDIGAFAAATGGESDDLYKQAIEVVLRDQKASTSYIQRRLQIGYNRAASIMERMEIEGIVGPANHAGKREILVAGATHSSAGMYDDE; encoded by the coding sequence ATGGCGCTCCGCGCGAGCCTCACCCGCCGCCTCTCCGGCTCTCCCGCCGGCCTGCCCGCCCGCCCGTCCTACGGCGCGCCCGGGCGCCGGGCGGAGCCGAGCTGGCTCACCCCGCCGGGCGCGATGGTCGGCCGCGAGGGCTCCGAGCGCGCCGCGCGCGCCGCGGCGCCCGAGCCGCACTGGCCGGCCCAGGTCTTCGACGACCGGGCGAGCCTCGACGTCCTGGACGGTCCGGCCCTCGAGAGCCGGATCGACCGCAGCGCCTCCTCGCCGGGCGTGCTGGTGCGCCAGCCGCGCCGTCCCGCCGCCATCGCCCCCGACTACGCGCCGGCCGCAGCTCCAGCCGCTGGACATGTCGCCGGTCACGTCGCGGCCCCGGTCCACGCGTCGGCTCCGGCCGCCGCCCCCTCGGCCGTGCGCTACACCCGCACCCCCGATTCGGTCCTGCAGGAGCGCCGCCAGCGCGCCCTGGAGGCCGAGCGCGTCGCCCTGGAGCGCGCCCGCGCCGAGGCGCAGGCCGCCGCTCTCGCCCTGGAGACCGAGCGGGCCGCCCGCGAGGAGGCCGAGCGGGAGCGGATCGAGCGCGCGCGGGTCGCCGCCGAGGAGGCCGAGCGTGCCGCGCCCGTGCCGGCGCTGCCCGAAGCCTCCGCGCCGGACGCGGAGCCGGTGCCCCTGTGGCGCCAGCCCTTCGTCGCGCCGCCGGGCGTCCGCTTCTTCCGCACGCCGGACCGCCGCCCGGTCCGGCCCGCGGTCGAGCTGACCGCCTCCACGGCGGCGATCGCTCCGGTCGCGGCCGCGCCGGTCGCCGCCGCGCTGGTCGAGACGGTCGCCGAGGCCCCGGCCCGCGACTGGTCGGACCTGCCGGACTGGTCCGAGGTCCAGCCCTGGTTCGACGGCGGCGACTGGTCGTCCGTCGATGCCTGGTCGGCCCTGGAGGCGCCGCCCGCCGAGGTCGCGCCGACCCCGGCCGCCGTCGCGGCGCCGGCGGCGTCCGACGAGCGCTTCGTCTCGATGCCGCTCGACGTCTCGCACCTGCGGTCGCTGCCGCCGCGGCCGGTCTACGTGCTCGATCGGCTCGTCCGGTTCGACCAGCCGCCGCGCCCGGCCGACGGGCAGGATAACGGGACGGAGGCCGGACCGCGGATGGAGGAGGCCGCCACGATTCGGAGCGCCTTCCTGCCGCCCGTCGCGCCGACGGCCGCGTCCGGCCTGTCCCTGGTCTTCGGCCCGGGCAGCGCCGCGGCCGAGCCTCCGGCCACCCCGGTGTCCGAGGCGCCCCGCCGCGCGCCGGCTCTCAGCGCCATGGCGGCCCGGGCGGCGATCCGCGCGGCCGGTCAGCCGAGCGTCGTCCCGCCGGCGCCACCGGCCCAGCCCGAACCCGCTCCCGCCCCGGTCTCTGCCGCTCCGGTCGCCGCGCGCGCCGAGGCGGAGCGCGTGGTGATCCCGATGACGCCGCGTCCGGTCCTGCTCCGCGGCAAGCTGGCGCCGCAGCCGGAGCCGGTCGAGGCAAACGTCGCGGCCGAGACCGAGGCCGAGCCGGCCGCGGCTGCCGTCGAGGCGGTCGAGGTCCCGGCGCTGCCGGCCCCCGCGCCGGCGTCGGTCCCCCTGGTCGCGCCCCGTGCGCACCTGATCCCGGCCGGCCGCCACCTCGAGATCGCGCCGATCGAGAACGCCGATTACGAGCTGCCGTCGCTCGAACTGCTCGCCCTGCCGGCGCCGGGCGGCAGCGAGGAGGTCGACGCCGACGTGCTGGAGCAGAACGCCCTCAACCTGCAGCAGACGGTCCAGGATTTCGGCGTGCGCGGCGACATCCTGGCGGTGCGGCCGGGCCCGGTCGTCACCCTCTACGAGCTCGAGCCCGCCCCCGGCACCAAGTCCAGCCGCGTGATCGGCCTGTCGGACGACATCGCCCGGTCGATGTCGGCGGTCTCGGCCCGCGTCGCGGTCGTGCCCGGCCGGAACGTCATCGGCATCGAGCTGCCGAACGAGACCCGCGAGACGGTGTACCTGCGCGAGCTCCTCTCGTCGGCCGACTTCGCCGAGAGCAAGCACAAGCTGGCGTTGTGCCTCGGCAAGAACATCGGCGGCGAGCCGATCATCGCCGACCTCGCGCGCATGCCGCACCTGCTGGTGGCCGGCACCACCGGCTCGGGCAAGTCGGTGGCGATCAACACCATGATCCTCAGCCTGCTCTACCGGCTCAAGCCGGAGGAGTGCCGCCTGATCATGGTCGACCCGAAGATGCTGGAGCTGTCGGTCTACGACGGCATCCCGCACCTGCTCTCCCCCGTGGTCATCGATCCGAAGAAGGCGGTCATCGCCCTCAAGTGGGCCGTGCGCGAGATGGAGGAGCGCTACAAGAAGATGGCCAAGATCGCGGTGCGCAACATCGACGGCTACAACGCCCGCATGAAGGAGGCCCGCGACAGGGGCGAGACCATCACGCGCACGATCCAGACCGGCTTCGACCGCCACACCGGCGAGGCGGTGTACGAGGACGAGGCGATGGACCTGGCGCCGCTGCCGTACATCGTGATCGTGGTCGACGAGATGGCCGACCTGATGATGGTGGCCGGCAAGGACATCGAGGGGGCGATCCAGCGTCTGGCGCAGATGGCGCGGGCGGCGGGCATCCACCTGATCATGGCCACGCAGCGGCCGTCGGTGGACGTGATCACCGGCACGATCAAGGCGAACTTCCCGACCCGGATCAGCTTCCAGGTGACGAGCAAGATCGACAGCCGCACGATCCTGGGCGAGATGGGCGCCGAGCAGCTTCTGGGCCAGGGCGACATGCTGTTCATGGCCGGCGGCGGGCGCACGACGCGCGTGCACGGGCCGTTCTGCTCGGACAGCGAGGTCGAGAGCGTGGTCGCCCACCTCAAGCGCCAGGGCCGCCCCAGCTACCTCGACGCCGTCACCGCCGACGACACCCCCGAGGAGCCCGCCAAGGAGGGCGGCCGGTCCGGCCGGGGCTCCAAGGCCGCCGCGGCCGACAAGGCCGAGCGGTCCGACGAGCCCGAGGAGGAGGCCCCCGTCTTCGACATCGGCGCCTTCGCGGCGGCGACCGGCGGCGAGTCCGACGACCTCTACAAGCAGGCGATCGAGGTCGTGCTGCGCGACCAGAAGGCGTCGACGAGCTACATCCAGCGCCGCCTGCAGATCGGCTACAACCGCGCCGCCTCCATCATGGAGCGGATGGAGATCGAGGGCATCGTCGGCCCGGCCAACCACGCCGGCAAGCGCGAGATCCTGGTCGCCGGGGCGACGCACAGCTCGGCCGGGATGTACGACGACGAGTGA
- a CDS encoding NAD(+) synthase: protein MTRSHPSSGQVPVSPATSESPARFRSLYRHGFARVAACTGRSHPAEPERNADVILDLARTCHDSGAALAVFTELGLSAYAIEDLLLQQTLLDAVEAAAARVIAESANLRPLLLVGAPLRWRHRVYNCALAIQGGRLLGAVPKTFLPNYREFYEKRHFASGAGIAGETVRVAGRDAPFGTDLLFPAEDLPGLVVGVEICEDLWVPEPPGMRAALAGATVLANLSGSPITVGRAESRALLSRAASMRGACAYVYAAAGQGESTTDLSWDGQTSIDELGVRLAEGERFPEKPVTTLADIDLDLIAQERLQAGSFDDDARGHTLPYRRVPFRVGPPEADLGLIRRIERFPFVPADPSRLAQDCYEAYNIQVAGLAKRLEATGTRKAIIGVSGGLDSTHALIVIAKAFDRLGYPRSDILAYTLPGFATSNATKTNAHALMKALGCTAAEIDIRPAAKQMLADMNHPFAKGEAVYDVTFENVQAGLRTDYLFRLANHAGGIVVGTGDLSELALGWCTYGVGDQMSHYAVNAGVPKTLIQHLIRWVIGNGEVGADEARTLQAVLDTEISPELVPVDQDDSPQSTEGTIGPYALQDFNLFYTLRYGFRPSKIAFLALHAWGDRERGTWAPDFPETKRVAYELPEIRRWLGVFLTRYFGFSQFKRSALPNGPKVSAGGSLSPRGDWRAPSDGSARIWIDELNRNVPET from the coding sequence ATGACCCGCAGCCACCCCTCATCCGGACAGGTGCCCGTGTCTCCAGCCACCTCCGAATCGCCGGCGCGCTTCCGCTCCCTCTATCGCCACGGGTTCGCCCGGGTCGCGGCCTGCACCGGCCGCAGCCATCCGGCCGAGCCCGAGCGCAACGCCGACGTCATCCTCGACCTCGCCCGGACCTGCCACGATTCGGGGGCGGCGCTGGCGGTCTTCACCGAGCTCGGCCTCTCGGCCTACGCGATCGAGGACCTGCTCTTGCAGCAGACGCTGCTGGACGCGGTCGAGGCCGCCGCAGCCCGGGTGATCGCCGAATCGGCCAATCTCCGGCCGCTGCTGCTCGTCGGCGCGCCCCTGCGCTGGCGGCACCGCGTCTACAACTGCGCGCTCGCCATCCAGGGCGGCCGCCTGCTCGGCGCCGTCCCCAAGACATTCCTGCCGAACTACCGGGAATTCTACGAGAAGCGCCACTTCGCCTCGGGCGCCGGGATCGCCGGCGAGACCGTCCGGGTCGCCGGTCGGGACGCGCCGTTCGGCACCGACCTGCTGTTCCCCGCCGAGGACCTGCCGGGCCTCGTGGTCGGGGTGGAGATCTGCGAGGATCTGTGGGTGCCGGAGCCCCCCGGCATGCGCGCGGCGCTCGCCGGCGCCACCGTGCTGGCGAATCTCTCGGGCAGCCCGATCACCGTCGGCCGGGCCGAGTCGCGGGCGCTCCTCTCCCGGGCGGCCTCGATGCGGGGCGCCTGCGCGTACGTCTACGCGGCGGCCGGCCAGGGCGAATCGACCACCGACCTGTCCTGGGACGGCCAGACCAGCATCGACGAGCTGGGCGTGCGCCTCGCGGAGGGCGAGCGCTTCCCCGAGAAGCCGGTGACGACGCTGGCCGACATCGACCTCGACCTGATCGCCCAGGAGCGCCTGCAGGCGGGCAGCTTCGACGACGACGCGCGCGGCCACACCCTGCCCTATCGCCGGGTGCCGTTCCGGGTCGGCCCGCCGGAGGCCGATCTCGGCCTGATCCGGCGGATCGAGCGCTTTCCGTTCGTGCCGGCCGACCCGTCGCGCCTCGCGCAGGATTGCTACGAGGCCTACAACATCCAGGTCGCCGGCCTCGCCAAGCGCCTGGAGGCCACCGGCACCCGCAAGGCCATCATCGGCGTCTCGGGCGGCCTCGATTCGACCCACGCGCTGATCGTGATCGCCAAGGCGTTCGACCGCCTCGGCTACCCGCGCTCGGACATCCTGGCCTACACGCTGCCGGGCTTCGCCACCTCGAACGCGACCAAGACCAACGCCCACGCGCTCATGAAGGCGCTGGGCTGCACGGCGGCCGAGATCGACATCCGCCCGGCCGCCAAGCAGATGCTCGCCGACATGAACCACCCCTTCGCCAAGGGCGAGGCGGTCTACGACGTCACCTTCGAGAACGTGCAGGCGGGCCTGCGCACCGACTACCTGTTCCGGCTCGCCAACCACGCGGGCGGCATCGTGGTCGGCACCGGCGACCTGTCGGAGCTGGCACTCGGCTGGTGCACCTACGGCGTCGGCGACCAGATGAGCCACTACGCGGTCAATGCCGGCGTGCCCAAGACGCTGATCCAGCACCTGATCCGCTGGGTGATCGGCAACGGCGAGGTCGGCGCGGACGAGGCCCGCACCCTCCAGGCCGTCCTCGACACCGAGATCTCCCCCGAGCTCGTGCCGGTGGACCAGGACGACAGCCCGCAGAGCACGGAGGGCACGATCGGCCCCTACGCGCTGCAGGATTTCAACCTGTTCTACACGCTGCGCTACGGGTTCCGGCCCTCGAAGATCGCCTTCCTGGCGCTCCACGCCTGGGGCGACCGGGAGCGCGGCACCTGGGCGCCGGACTTCCCGGAGACCAAGCGGGTCGCCTACGAACTCCCGGAGATCCGCCGCTGGCTCGGGGTGTTCCTGACCCGCTACTTCGGCTTCAGCCAGTTCAAGCGCTCGGCGCTCCCGAACGGGCCGAAGGTCTCGGCCGGCGGCTCCCTGTCGCCCCGGGGCGACTGGCGCGCGCCCTCCGACGGGTCGGCGCGGATCTGGATCGACGAGTTGAACCGAAACGTCCCTGAAACTTGA
- a CDS encoding PilZ domain-containing protein: MSEHRRETRQRVFLKGRVVFNNGSSSLDCLVRDMSPTGARLVMSEATTLPDAFDLYIPQKDRTYRATLRWRREDGIGVTFEVPARAGTAPASPDPAATDASVTLLLKRISELETENAALRRLLASMAQSGDSASAA, translated from the coding sequence ATGTCGGAGCACCGCCGAGAGACGCGCCAGAGGGTCTTCCTCAAGGGGCGCGTCGTCTTCAACAACGGGTCGTCGAGCCTCGACTGCCTGGTGCGCGACATGTCCCCCACCGGCGCGCGCCTCGTGATGAGCGAGGCCACCACGCTCCCGGACGCGTTCGATCTCTACATCCCCCAGAAGGACCGGACCTACCGGGCCACCCTGCGCTGGCGCCGTGAGGACGGCATCGGCGTGACCTTCGAGGTGCCGGCCCGGGCCGGCACCGCGCCGGCCTCGCCCGATCCGGCTGCGACGGACGCCTCCGTGACCCTGTTGCTGAAGCGCATCAGCGAGCTCGAGACCGAGAACGCCGCCCTGCGCCGGCTGCTCGCCAGCATGGCCCAGTCGGGCGATTCGGCGAGCGCGGCCTGA
- a CDS encoding HIT family protein produces MADARYDPDNIFAKILHGEIPCHRVYEDAHTLAFMDVMPQGEGHTLVIPKAPARGLLDANPDSLAALMASVQKVARAVKAAFRAEGLTLFQFNEPAGGQTVFHLHVHVIPRREGVPLKRHEGGMADNAVLAEHAARIRAALESQA; encoded by the coding sequence ATGGCCGACGCCCGCTACGATCCCGACAACATCTTCGCCAAGATCCTGCACGGCGAGATCCCCTGCCACCGCGTCTACGAGGACGCCCACACCCTGGCCTTCATGGACGTGATGCCCCAGGGCGAGGGCCACACGCTGGTGATCCCGAAGGCGCCGGCCCGCGGCCTGCTCGACGCCAACCCGGACTCGCTCGCCGCGCTGATGGCGAGCGTCCAGAAGGTCGCCCGCGCCGTGAAGGCCGCCTTCCGGGCCGAGGGTCTGACCCTGTTCCAGTTCAACGAGCCGGCCGGCGGCCAGACCGTGTTCCACCTGCACGTCCACGTCATCCCGCGGCGCGAGGGCGTGCCGCTGAAGCGCCACGAGGGCGGGATGGCCGACAACGCGGTCCTCGCCGAGCACGCCGCGCGCATCCGCGCGGCGCTCGAGTCTCAGGCCTGA
- a CDS encoding cation diffusion facilitator family transporter produces MAHESTGAIYAAAGANLAIAAAKFVGGALTGSTAMLAEGVHSVVDTANQVLLLVGMKRAKRPADARHPFGYGREIYFYAFVVALMIFLGGGLFAVYEGIERVRHPEPDVDAELFGYRLPGLWVNVAILGFAIAAEGTSFFVAMRQFWAEKGKHSAVRAIRRSKDPTLFTVLAEDTAALIGLLIALAGVALSHLLEMPSLDGWASVGIGLVLIGMAAFLMVETHGLLIGEAADPEVVAAISELVRAEPGVLHVNEVLTQHLGPSDILVNLSIDMTDDLSAGEVESLVTRLDRALKARSPDVTRVFIEIQQQGDHTVRAAA; encoded by the coding sequence ATGGCGCACGAGAGCACGGGAGCGATCTACGCGGCGGCGGGCGCCAACCTCGCCATCGCGGCGGCGAAGTTCGTGGGCGGGGCGCTGACAGGCTCGACCGCCATGCTGGCCGAGGGCGTGCACTCGGTGGTCGACACGGCGAACCAGGTGCTGCTCCTCGTCGGCATGAAGCGGGCCAAGCGCCCGGCCGATGCCCGCCACCCGTTCGGCTACGGACGCGAGATCTACTTCTACGCCTTCGTGGTGGCGCTGATGATCTTCCTCGGCGGCGGCCTGTTCGCCGTCTACGAGGGGATCGAGCGGGTCCGCCATCCCGAGCCGGACGTGGATGCCGAGCTGTTCGGCTACCGGCTGCCCGGCCTCTGGGTGAACGTCGCGATCCTGGGCTTCGCCATCGCGGCGGAAGGCACGTCCTTCTTCGTGGCGATGCGCCAGTTCTGGGCCGAGAAGGGCAAGCACTCGGCCGTGCGGGCGATCCGGCGCAGCAAGGATCCGACCCTGTTCACGGTGCTCGCGGAGGACACCGCCGCCCTGATCGGCCTGCTGATCGCGCTCGCCGGTGTGGCCCTGTCCCACCTTCTGGAGATGCCGAGCCTGGACGGCTGGGCGTCGGTCGGCATCGGCCTCGTGCTCATCGGCATGGCGGCGTTCCTGATGGTCGAGACCCACGGGTTGCTGATCGGCGAGGCGGCCGATCCCGAGGTCGTCGCGGCCATCTCGGAGCTGGTCCGCGCCGAGCCGGGCGTTCTCCACGTCAACGAGGTGCTGACCCAGCACCTCGGCCCCTCCGACATCCTGGTCAATCTCAGCATCGACATGACCGACGATCTCAGCGCCGGCGAGGTCGAGAGCCTCGTCACGCGCCTCGACCGGGCGCTGAAGGCGCGCAGCCCCGACGTGACCCGGGTGTTCATCGAGATCCAGCAGCAGGGCGATCACACGGTGCGGGCGGCGGCCTGA
- a CDS encoding LysR family transcriptional regulator translates to MEQIGLDRLTGIVAFARSASLGSYSAAARSLGISPSAVSKSVQRLEARLGVSLFTRTTRSLTLTPEGRDLQERALRLLREAEAIEQAAVAARSEPAGTLKVAASIPVGVHLLGPALPRFRARHPKLSVDLRLSDRFVDLIEEGIDVAIRVGELADSRLVSRRLAPHRLGAFAAPVYLARRGTPRHPDDLAHHDCVNFRFQSTGQALRWPFQVGGRRIEFTPHAGIVADFSDAVAAVLVAGGGIGISPTYIAAPHVARGALVPVLQDFAVDRSVFTALWPESRRGNPNVKAFLAFLDEVFPSPAPWDGVRPPPMRGEDA, encoded by the coding sequence ATGGAACAGATCGGCCTCGACCGGCTGACGGGCATCGTCGCTTTCGCCCGCTCCGCCTCCCTCGGCAGCTACTCGGCGGCCGCCCGGTCCCTCGGCATCTCGCCCTCGGCGGTGAGCAAGAGCGTGCAGCGGCTGGAGGCGCGGCTCGGCGTGAGCCTCTTCACCCGCACGACGCGCTCGCTGACACTGACGCCCGAGGGGCGCGACCTGCAGGAGCGGGCGCTGCGACTCCTGCGCGAGGCCGAGGCGATCGAGCAGGCCGCGGTCGCGGCGCGCTCCGAGCCTGCCGGCACCCTGAAGGTGGCGGCATCGATCCCGGTCGGTGTGCACCTGCTCGGGCCGGCCCTGCCGCGGTTCCGCGCCCGCCATCCGAAGCTGTCGGTCGACCTGCGCCTGAGCGACCGCTTCGTGGACCTGATCGAGGAGGGCATCGACGTCGCGATCCGAGTCGGCGAACTCGCGGATTCCCGGCTGGTCTCGCGGCGCCTCGCCCCGCACCGGCTCGGCGCCTTCGCCGCGCCCGTCTACCTGGCGCGGCGCGGCACGCCGCGGCACCCGGACGACCTCGCCCACCACGACTGCGTGAACTTCCGCTTCCAGAGCACGGGCCAGGCTCTGCGCTGGCCGTTCCAGGTCGGCGGCCGCCGGATCGAGTTCACGCCGCATGCCGGCATCGTCGCGGATTTCAGCGACGCCGTCGCGGCGGTGCTGGTGGCCGGCGGCGGCATCGGCATCTCGCCGACCTACATCGCCGCGCCGCACGTCGCCCGGGGGGCGCTCGTGCCGGTCCTGCAGGATTTCGCGGTCGACCGCTCGGTCTTCACGGCGCTGTGGCCGGAGAGCCGGCGCGGCAATCCGAACGTGAAGGCGTTCCTCGCCTTCCTCGACGAGGTGTTTCCGTCGCCGGCCCCCTGGGACGGCGTGCGCCCGCCGCCGATGCGCGGGGAGGATGCCTGA